The genomic stretch GCATCGTCAAGGCCTTCACCGATGATGGACCACCATCGGTGCGCAGCTACCTCACCGGCAGAACTAGACAGTTCACCGGCACCACACCAAAGAAAATAGGAGAAGCCATGACTACTGAAATGACAGAAGTCACTGACACCGAGCAGTTCGACGAAGTTCGCCTGATCGACGCGGGCAGTAACCCGACCCGCTTCGCCCGCGGCTGGCACTGTCTGGGCCGCGCGAAGGACTTCCGCGACGGCAAGCCGCACACCGTCAAGGTCTTCGGCACCAAGGTTGTCATCTGGGCAGACACCAAGGACAAGCTCAACGTGCTGGACGCGTTCTGCCGCCATATGGGTGGGGACCTGTCCAAGGGCGAAATCAAGGGCGACGAGATCTCCTGCCCGTTCCACGACTGGCGCTGGGGCGGCGACGGCAAGTGCAAGGAGGTTCCTTACGCACAGCGTGTGCCGTTGCGTGCCCGTACCGCGGCCTGGGAGACCATGGAGAAAAACGGCCTGCTCTTTGTCTGGAACGACCCGCAAGGCAACCCTCCTCCGGCTGATGTCACCGTCCCGGAGATCGAGGGCTTCGGCACCGACGAGTGGAGCGACTGGTCCTGGAACACCTTCCTGGTAGAGGGCTCGAACTGCCGCGAGATCGTGGACAACGTCGTTGACATGGCGCACTTCTTCTACGTGCACTACCAGATGCCGCAGTACTTCAAGAACATCTTCGAAGGCCACGTCGCAGCCCAGCACATGCGCTCGACCGGCCGCGATGACATCCACACCGGCGTACAGCTGGATATGCCGGACTCGGAGACCATCTCCGACGCCGCGTACTACGGTCCGTCGTTCATGCTGGACACCATATACACGGTCGCCGGGGACACCACTGTAGAGACCAAGCTGGTCAACTGCCACTACCCGATCTCGCAGGACTCGTTCGTGCTGATGTTCGGCACCTCCGTCCACACCATCGACGGAGTCACCCAGGAGCAGGCCGACGCTATGGCCGAGATGTTCACCGAAGGCGTGGAGACCCAATTCAAGCAGGACGTTGAGATCTGGAAGCACAAGACCCGCATCGAGAACCCCCTGTTGACCGCAGAGGATGGACCGGTCTACCAGCTGCGCCGCTGGTACGAGCAGTTCTTCGTGGATGTCGAGGACATCACCGAAGACATGGTCGCCCGCTTCGAATTCGAGGTGGACACCACCAAGGCCCTGGAAACCTGGAAGGTCGAGGTCGCCGAGAACTTGGCCAAGGGCATCGTTCCCGAGCAGGATCCGACCAAGGCGAAGGCCTAGCCTTCACCGATCAACCACGCACCCGGCGCGTCGCCGCAGGGGCAAAGTACTATCGGCCCGCATGCGTGCCAGCGAGGAGCACCTCATGAAACAAATCGATTGCCAGCAGTGCGGAACCGCCGTTCTGGTGGAGAAATTCAGCATTCCGCACACCAGTGTGCAGTGGGTCAGTGATGCGGCAACCTCGTGCCCCCGATTCGCCGAGGCCGCCGCCGATGCCAGGGACAGCGTGTGCGGCACCACCGCACTGAGCTGCTCGTCATTGAGCCAGAGCATCGACGATGCAGTGAGCGACGGAAGGCTGGAAATCAAGTCCCGCGTTGAGCCGG from Paeniglutamicibacter sp. Y32M11 encodes the following:
- a CDS encoding Rieske 2Fe-2S domain-containing protein — protein: MTTEMTEVTDTEQFDEVRLIDAGSNPTRFARGWHCLGRAKDFRDGKPHTVKVFGTKVVIWADTKDKLNVLDAFCRHMGGDLSKGEIKGDEISCPFHDWRWGGDGKCKEVPYAQRVPLRARTAAWETMEKNGLLFVWNDPQGNPPPADVTVPEIEGFGTDEWSDWSWNTFLVEGSNCREIVDNVVDMAHFFYVHYQMPQYFKNIFEGHVAAQHMRSTGRDDIHTGVQLDMPDSETISDAAYYGPSFMLDTIYTVAGDTTVETKLVNCHYPISQDSFVLMFGTSVHTIDGVTQEQADAMAEMFTEGVETQFKQDVEIWKHKTRIENPLLTAEDGPVYQLRRWYEQFFVDVEDITEDMVARFEFEVDTTKALETWKVEVAENLAKGIVPEQDPTKAKA